ctttcatataatattaaaatagtgaAAGCGAGTTTATGGTGCCTGACATACattacattatgtatttaatcgaaattattttatatctgcaACAATTTTACAGGCACGCGAGACgttgttttaatgttttgtcACATGAACACGTCGGGAACTGGCGCCTTAAGTTCCGAggaattcttttcaatttatgaCGCCACAATGCTTCAATGGGACTTGCAATATTCTACTATACCATGGTATCGCACCGCATGGTCGCCACTGCAGATGTTTTGCATGGGCGCCCACACCTTTATCAACTGGCCGTATTTCGAAACGTTGGTGTGTAAGTAAATGGCGAGTTTGAATTATTAGGGGCTCAAGGAAGCATTGTGTATCACCGTTCGTAATTTCGCAGATGTGATCATCGTCGGTAACGGCATCGCCATGATAATAAGAATCGTACAACCGAGCAGTAGTATTGCGGAATCGGTGTATCGATTCGCCGCGTGTTGGGATACTTTGCTGTTTGGAGGACGTGAGTAAAAATTTGTcgcaattaaaatgtatattttgaaaggaaaaaaagaatctaTGTTTAAAgacacaaatatatttatagttttcaTAATCGAGGCATTGGCGAAAGTGCTCGCTCTCGGTACTAAATGTTATCTAAGCTCCGGATGGAATCTCTTCGACTTGGGAACATCAGTAATGACGCTCGTCGCGGCGTGTGGCCTCTTTCTCTTCCCATCGGCTACATTCCTGGTTTTATTCCGGCCTCTCAGAACGCTAAGATTGTTCAAGATAAAGAAACGCTATCGAGACGTTTTCGGTACTCTCGTAATTCTGATTCCCCAGATGTGTTCGACGGCGATGGTCATGTTGGTGTTGTACTACTTTTTCGCGATTATCGGAATGGAACTGTTTGCCGGATACGATATGCGGAATTGCTGCAAGTTAGTATGCAAAAAAGTCAATTACGATAATTAAACAagtgaattatatttttttatttttaacttctttaaaaattttatcaattttttaaaatattcttcatagGAATACAACTGTTGAAGATTTTTACGAGTATTCCGCGAATGGAAGCACAGCGCTGGgatattattatcttaatacTTTCGATAATCTCTTAGCAAGCGGCATGACGCTCTTCGAATTAACAGTTGTCAATAATTGGTTTATACAAATGAATGCATACGCATTCACCGCGGGCTTGTACACGAGGATAtactttatgatattttatttagtgaCTATGATCGTATTGACTATCGTGGTGTCCAGCTTCTTGGAAGCTTTCCGATTTAGGATAcagtataaaaaaacaacatcGAAACATGACGGTAAATATACACTTAACCAGTGAAAGTTCatacaacaaatttttaatttttgataatatacaCGTTCCTCTATATTTTCAGAAGAGAAAATGCTTCACGAAGAAGTGGAATTAAAATGGGAGGAGTTGCAATGCATAATCGAAGATTTTCATCTTCTGGAAAATCTGCGCAGTGCTTTATTCGTTGAAGGAAGCACTCTATTTATTGGCTCGCGAACGCGAACACGAGAAGTTTTACagagaaaaatgtatacaCACGAGATAAATGAGTGGATAGCTGAAATGAAGTTAGAGGAAAAACAAACTGTATCTAATCTAACATTCAACGCAGAAGAGGCTAGCGGCGACATTACGGTCGATAGCGATCAACTTATAATGAATGGCAATTTGCGTCAGCAAAGTagtaatatatctaattgataaaagtaataacatcatttttagatgatattaagaaaattaatttataattcctaCTTACATCTGTGTAAGTGCATTTATTCGTGTGTCGCACGATAGTGCATTTATTCGTGTGCCGCACAACACGTAGTTTATCTAGAAactaagaaatataatttgatagtaaggaaaaaaatgtactgatATACTAGATCGAAGATGTTTTCTTAGTGATTAGTAGAATTCCAAAAGGTacgattaattattacacacCAAGTGTTTCAATGCAAACAAGCAACttcctttatatattttgatattacaaatttaagcATTACATCAAAATTTCGTTCTACTTAGGAAGCATTAGTTTTCTTACTCTTTTTGATGCGTATTGTAGGTTTGCAGTATAATAGTTTACGTaacatctttaaatattttgatatttatatatgttaaagCACGTTGATACTGATTATTAGATACTGATTATAAGATACATCGTACACAATACTCGTACATCGGAtcgtgttatttttatataatttttcctaaaatataGGCAGCGCTGTTGTTGTTTTATAGGTAGCTTTATGAATCGCATCACACACTGCACGAATTTAATTCGATTAAGTTATATCGCCGGCTCGAGGGATTCAAGGCAGGATAATCTTGCTTctattaacttttctttttacaaattgaCGACATTTCTAACTACGAAATGTAAAGATGGAGCAAATATCCTTTTTTCTCGGACCGGCACCGTGCATCGTCGGCACAGTGacagtaatttatttcatagaaGTAGACATATTTGATATCGCTATGTATTATCAGCgcgaagaaatattttattgttaacttcccatttataatgtgatacttcgtgtattatatttatttaatatgcattCCATTGCcctttattgtacataatacattataaaactattttcttcTTCCATTTGTAACATTACTCGTAATCAAACAACTGAACTTAATTCATTAATGATACTTAATTTTccatattaaattgatttgattattcatattaaaatcttaCCGTATTATTCAATCCTCACTCCGTTGCAACCTAGACTGGTCGTTGTGACGCTAAAACCCTCTGCGATTAACTGTTCAGAGAGATTCGTGATACGTTCTGCCGGCGTGTGCGGCAGCAGCAAAATGTATGCGTATCCACCTCCACCTGCACCTGTGAGCTTCCCCGCGAATGCGGAAGCTCGTGCGATTGAGCAAATAACATCCAGCTTCAAGTGCGACACATCCAACGCGCTTAGCAGTCCTTGGTTCATGTTTATAAGAGTCTGTAAAGTGTACAACAAGTTTCCAGCTGATTGTACATCGGAATCTTACGGCGCAATATAAAAGTGCGTAAGTGTTGAAGTTTGTAGAATGAGACTTACCAGTAACTTCTTGTATTCTTCCAGAAGAGCTGCATCGTTATCTAAGTTGTCGCGAATTCTGCCGATCACTTCAAGAGCCGTCCTCGACAGAACGTCGATGCTGTCCAAAACGGGATCGATTATTGCCGGATACAGTTGTCTCAGATCCGCCACTCGCTTCACCTGATCCTTCGTATTGCGGCTGATCTTCGAGTTGACCAGCAGGATCTTCATGCTCGGCATTTCAGGCAGCACATTCACCGGCTCACCCCGTCGGAATTCTATTATCGAGCCGTAAGTGCACACGCTGTTGTCGATGCCGGACGGAGAGCCGTGTATGATTCGCTCGCAGTTCAGAGCGTACTTTGAGATCTTCTCGAGATCGTCTCTGTCGAAAGGACCTACAGCAGCCTTCTGCAGACGCGACCAATGCAGAAAGCATGCCGCGAGACACACCGCGAACGACGCCGAACTGCCCAATCCCGCGCTGATCGTTAACCGCGTGCTCAAGTTCACGTGGAAAGGTTTTATATCGATTCGCTCTTCGTGGCCGACGTAAAGGAGCAAGTAAAAGAACGCATGTACGCTTAACTTCTGCTGATTCGTCGGAATGCGTATGCCGCACGAACTATCCAGCGAGGCGATGAACTGCTCCACTTGTTCGTGCAATAGCGAGTCATTATTTTCGCCGATTCTGTAATGGAAATTATCGCCATAGAAGTGGTCCAGGAACAGCTGTAAAGGCAGGTCCAGCTGTAGATCCATATCGGTAAACtctattttgataatatcttTTGAATCTGATTTGGGTAGTTCGGCGAATGCAACTGTGGTGCGCAAATCTAAGCTAGCTGCCAGAGCAGTTTTCCCGTACACCACCGCATGTTCTCCATGCAGGATCACCTTGCCCGGTGCGGATATTCTGAACtcgatcatttttttttccttttatgaataaataaaagtgtgCTAATAATCGAGCAATCGTAGAAAATCAGATACGTGCCGTAGTTCTCacgaatatttattagaacCACAAAAAATGCAACGTAAAGATTATCcagataatatttatcactttttcgtgttatataaattagaagCAACACTGATTGTATAACTCGTCATTAAGtctgtttttttatcaatttcttgcataaatctaaaaaactCGAGTAATCAAGGTTTCCTTTTTTCCCATTGTTCTGATGTTAATGTTGTCAGCGAAATAGCATGAATAGTTTTCATTTCTTCCTCCAAGACTCCATGCACAAGCCTGAATTATacattgaaattgaaattacatcgaaagtttataataatttttgaatgcaaaatgttaaaatgcatatttgcACTTAATCTGAAAAAGATATGTTACCTGTGACGTTGCAAAGAAGGTTTTCCTTGGAATTGATCAGAGACAACAACTACTAAAAACTTAGCTCCGCAACCGTCAGATTGATCTACCACTTCCTGTAACACACAATGTACTGCAAACAATATCTCTCTGGAGCAAAGGATAGTTCAGGAAtacagaaaatagtaatattcgCTGTGTGAAATATAGCTTGCAACGACAGTTTTACCCTGCAGATCAGTTTGCGTAGAATAATCCACTGAAAGTATAGTTTGCTagctgataatttttttttgtatgacTACAGTTTGTTATGGAAATGTGTTATTGgcgttttatgtaaattaagataaaaaagactAAGTTTGCAAGGAAACTTCGAGACTGTAGAtacatatcttattttaaatattataatacgcAGCATATGAATGAGAcatgataaaatatgttttcgaGAAGATGCAATGGTTTCAATAaagatcaatattatttttatatatgtatttattattcatagtaatttacatattttgttttcatcaGCTGTGTCATTTAATGTGACTTAactttatttgtaaaaccTTTTTTTCTTGTTGAGAATAATTggacataattaaaatacgcaAAGAAGATTAGAAAATGCCCGCATGAATATATCGATACTAGAAGCGGAAGTAGATCGGGATATCTTTCGGGAGGTTTTACAAATTTGCTGAGAATGGAGAGAAGTAATATACCTAAAACAGATCCGTAAAATGCAAGGAGAagccaaaattttttatcgtagcCCGGCAAGTTCAagacagatttatttttcttatgttGTTGCACTCTACCGcctttcttcaattttaatttgcttttatttaataaattgtttgttttatggttgtaaaatatatcagGCCACATCCAAAATACggaacagaaataaaaaaccaTTGTGCCAAGATAAGCAAAATAGAGATCATCTTTTATAAACAGTGGTAGCATACTGAAATGCGAGGTGATCAAGAACCAAAAACAAGGAAGAGGATCATTATGAAAGTGCAGTAAGACCGGTACAGCAACTAAAAGAATGGACTTCTCGTGAACTTGAAATGAGAAAAGGAAGAATGCTAGAGCGGAATTGATCAGGGAAACTAAGAATGCATTTTTAGTaggtaacaaatataaattgatgcAACTTGGCAAAGCTGCACATGTTGTTACCAGTAGACAAATCTTAGCTAATTGCgcgtttgtaaaaatttgccGTAATTTATAAACAACATTGATTACGCACCATACGTTAGCGACTTTGTCTTCAAATACACCTCTGGAAAACGGGAATAATCTGAGCACTGCACTAAAAAATACATctttgtttttgaaaaatggtatccaaataataaaaaacgttAACAAAACCGCAAGAGAGACACATATCAACATGCGAATGCAATGAACCCAAGATTTTGCCTTATTGGGTGTATAATTTCCAagtatgtaaaagaaaaaaggcaAAGCGTGATACAACTCCATTTGCTTGTAGTTCAGTGctaaaacgaataaaattgaGCCAAGGATGAATGAATCTTGCATTATAGCAGCTACAGCGGCGACAAAGAAACCCAGTGACACACAATTGTATTGAAAATGTCCATGATCTATCAATATCAATCCTGGATAAATCAGTGCTGTCAGAAGGATGGCATCTCTCTTGCTAAACTTGAATATATTGGATTCATTAAATTGACAATTGCTCCATGAACGCAAATTgcttacaaaatatataaatgctgGTATATAGATCAGTATGTCTGCGATTAAGACGGT
Above is a genomic segment from Linepithema humile isolate Giens D197 chromosome 6, Lhum_UNIL_v1.0, whole genome shotgun sequence containing:
- the gny gene encoding probable dolichyl pyrophosphate Man9GlcNAc2 alpha-1,3-glucosyltransferase — encoded protein: MQGKLQLALISSFAVLLRCCITYHSHSGEDKPPMYGDYEAQRHWQEITLNLPPDKWYINTTDNDLQYWGLDYPPLTAYHSLLLGYIANRINPSFVRLHESRGLETEEHKYFMRLTVLIADILIYIPAFIYFVSNLRSWSNCQFNESNIFKFSKRDAILLTALIYPGLILIDHGHFQYNCVSLGFFVAAVAAIMQDSFILGSILFVLALNYKQMELYHALPFFFYILGNYTPNKAKSWVHCIRMLICVSLAVLLTFFIIWIPFFKNKDVFFSAVLRLFPFSRGVFEDKVANVWCVINVVYKLRQIFTNAQLAKICLLVTTCAALPSCINLYLLPTKNAFLVSLINSALAFFLFSFQVHEKSILLVAVPVLLHFHNDPLPCFWFLITSHFSMLPLFIKDDLYFAYLGTMVFYFCSVFWMWPDIFYNHKTNNLLNKSKLKLKKGGRVQQHKKNKSVLNLPGYDKKFWLLLAFYGSVLGILLLSILSKFVKPPERYPDLLPLLVSIYSCGHFLIFFAYFNYVQLFSTRKKGFTNKVKSH
- the LOC105678270 gene encoding two pore calcium channel protein 1-like isoform X2 is translated as MSSSRAGEHASDYQRFNNDTTLSHDQEIVRSGSRRQYGSMLSSPSTASRIKSSVEKANSANQLNHKHEAEADETGTGNMTENIVFTARDAVLDADVHWEMNYHEAAIFLEEGKNNEKFDSHPKRPEDLPAYLLVHNSWYNGLDLLISLILLSLAFIEEPALPLFRVPVWVHGSLELLALITIGVELALKLRWTGWAPMLRHKRTMLKCTTLAIMFVEALTVLVRQSSHFRVTRALRPIFLMDTKYCGGVRRFIRQILLTLPPILDMLGLLFFFIIVYTVLGYYMFSEINGNFSTLLDSFVSLFVLLTTANFPDVMMQSFSQNKWYAIYFVSYLCTMLYVMMNLMLAVVNETFTFRERDKFKKLFLHKRKACQHAFKLLVSKQNPDKMRFRQFEGLMRYYAPNKCTRDVVLMFCHMNTSGTGALSSEEFFSIYDATMLQWDLQYSTIPWYRTAWSPLQMFCMGAHTFINWPYFETLVYVIIVGNGIAMIIRIVQPSSSIAESVYRFAACWDTLLFGGLFIIEALAKVLALGTKCYLSSGWNLFDLGTSVMTLVAACGLFLFPSATFLVLFRPLRTLRLFKIKKRYRDVFGTLVILIPQMCSTAMVMLVLYYFFAIIGMELFAGYDMRNCCKNTTVEDFYEYSANGSTALGYYYLNTFDNLLASGMTLFELTVVNNWFIQMNAYAFTAGLYTRIYFMIFYLVTMIVLTIVVSSFLEAFRFRIQYKKTTSKHDEEKMLHEEVELKWEELQCIIEDFHLLENLRSALFVEGSTLFIGSRTRTREVLQRKMYTHEINEWIAEMKLEEKQTVSNLTFNAEEASGDITVDSDQLIMNGNLRQQSSNISN
- the LOC105678270 gene encoding two pore calcium channel protein 1-like isoform X1 — protein: MTRLYRTIRKSSAAARGDKYVATLLHWDRVQSSIFLPEYGSMLSSPSTASRIKSSVEKANSANQLNHKHEAEADETGTGNMTENIVFTARDAVLDADVHWEMNYHEAAIFLEEGKNNEKFDSHPKRPEDLPAYLLVHNSWYNGLDLLISLILLSLAFIEEPALPLFRVPVWVHGSLELLALITIGVELALKLRWTGWAPMLRHKRTMLKCTTLAIMFVEALTVLVRQSSHFRVTRALRPIFLMDTKYCGGVRRFIRQILLTLPPILDMLGLLFFFIIVYTVLGYYMFSEINGNFSTLLDSFVSLFVLLTTANFPDVMMQSFSQNKWYAIYFVSYLCTMLYVMMNLMLAVVNETFTFRERDKFKKLFLHKRKACQHAFKLLVSKQNPDKMRFRQFEGLMRYYAPNKCTRDVVLMFCHMNTSGTGALSSEEFFSIYDATMLQWDLQYSTIPWYRTAWSPLQMFCMGAHTFINWPYFETLVYVIIVGNGIAMIIRIVQPSSSIAESVYRFAACWDTLLFGGLFIIEALAKVLALGTKCYLSSGWNLFDLGTSVMTLVAACGLFLFPSATFLVLFRPLRTLRLFKIKKRYRDVFGTLVILIPQMCSTAMVMLVLYYFFAIIGMELFAGYDMRNCCKNTTVEDFYEYSANGSTALGYYYLNTFDNLLASGMTLFELTVVNNWFIQMNAYAFTAGLYTRIYFMIFYLVTMIVLTIVVSSFLEAFRFRIQYKKTTSKHDEEKMLHEEVELKWEELQCIIEDFHLLENLRSALFVEGSTLFIGSRTRTREVLQRKMYTHEINEWIAEMKLEEKQTVSNLTFNAEEASGDITVDSDQLIMNGNLRQQSSNISN
- the Mvk gene encoding mevalonate kinase; translation: MIEFRISAPGKVILHGEHAVVYGKTALAASLDLRTTVAFAELPKSDSKDIIKIEFTDMDLQLDLPLQLFLDHFYGDNFHYRIGENNDSLLHEQVEQFIASLDSSCGIRIPTNQQKLSVHAFFYLLLYVGHEERIDIKPFHVNLSTRLTISAGLGSSASFAVCLAACFLHWSRLQKAAVGPFDRDDLEKISKYALNCERIIHGSPSGIDNSVCTYGSIIEFRRGEPVNVLPEMPSMKILLVNSKISRNTKDQVKRVADLRQLYPAIIDPVLDSIDVLSRTALEVIGRIRDNLDNDAALLEEYKKLLTLINMNQGLLSALDVSHLKLDVICSIARASAFAGKLTGAGGGGYAYILLLPHTPAERITNLSEQLIAEGFSVTTTSLGCNGVRIE